Proteins from a single region of Deltaproteobacteria bacterium:
- a CDS encoding VCBS repeat-containing protein — MIGRDRQTGAGPNARSVGAGLIALCLVLLWGAPVFAQTPHGDGSQTGDGSNAFTGLAQAPEANLFVGAATTSIAIEVSPGRKNLTPRLALAYSSSNGPSPYGYGWDLPLGRIQRSTKHGVLSCTDDSYRNDFVLALPGTSVECTLAGATCVPRIEESFLRIEYDAATTSWTVRDKSGLRYTFGDTAATRLGSSLTSLFSPGAPCSYIHAWALTRIQDTNGNTVDFSYINTDGMLYPDRILYGANPAAGMPAHPFEVNFVWSDEDNFGRPLEDQLLNGMGGFAARLTKILSRIEMRYPAGGRRVRWYSLQYYGSQLGASDPLGRQSFLRAVTLYDDYDQTLARFDGLPAASVFQYHHSDAASGRAGFAATAQSATRPALNQSPETLRWTDADSGDTWRDVFDINGDGFADLIDTMALHQRNCSVAVPDYWDVYLGSPGGFSTTPIAWWVPARTTMCDIGTTGDIQTYTTTVDLTGDGLPDFVDARGLPWVVYKGTAHSPYSPTNGWGFEAGVSWSAPRIYTRETMLGAALNGWDGSANRQDLLDMNGDGLPDLVRTAAPANDFTWKVWFNRGCTATGCGFGPEELIAGSSNAISFQTDGSNMVLGTFDINGDGLPDTVYSQRTPGGGFAGYWEVWLNRGHAIDQYAQWSLPVAASYIRHRNNNEPQDYIGDFFDLNGDGLPDVIDSSNWSPTNGKWQVYLNRGNGFAPQPLDWNAPAELLRDRSEGGGRTYQDTFDVDGDGLADYLDYRSAPYLIYHAADGAWLASGSTVVANEDGAKPDLLERMENGLDAATLLQYRPSTAWDNTGGDFITDLPFALWTLTGIERQDGMCDAQGACTGPAGSSHSLVTTISYQDGKFDTVERSFRGFGLVWSEDADDSVAPRRGVATYFHQSAALAGRVQESWTFDAANGGSPWTTPLARSENTWECADPITGSVIGCPAEPAGDVWVRLSLIRRQEFSNYSIGSARTSTTQNHSWHQCNGKHYGNVAHSSSGGTGTELRAHTHTDYACLDTASAYIADKPLRVWVNASDDSTALEEKWFVYDGGALVKGNVTSVFSWLDRTSDPSLPAGSTCPQAPHGGSGGCASVQSAYDAFGNLTTVTDALGRSTTTVYDSATRSYPYRVIQPTVDKPAPEPDVTFEAAMQYDPGCGKLLSQTVSYPSGQDPALQPKTRRSYDSFCRLEATYPVDEATTGSAQEFTYYLGNLQTPSATVVASREPNNSSGYLYRSTVSDALGRPLQQKHEAVIEGGSLATVATTTTYGERGAVAASFAPFTPGGLLYQYTSVPPGTGETGHVSDALGRVTQTTNPDGSVRVAEYNVAWQITTKDECYQAGSCAGAKVVEKRDAFGHVIEKQLYARAGGQDTLSTRTQYGYDELGRLRTTMQGDAACWNSASTIVLDYDAFGRKLSLDDPDSGYWRYGYNLAGNLIYQDDPKSGQHVQFCYDAINRITAKHIFDNSSVDDYVSGICGSAARIAYSYDAATVPYGFGRMTTVDDESGSTRVLAYDVRGRQLSAEKQIDFNSHLTTAVTETAYDAADHVTEITYPDGEVVAYDYDDAGQTVAATCVANCTVGLPAAYLQSLTYDLFGRPRMVTHGNATTDTRTYGDQSTNYRLATLATQQGTTSHLNLSYPQYTAGGLLAQIGDQRDPSGALSNSAIFGYDGVGRLTAVSGNPYLNASYSYDYLGNITQKEGRTFYYNDLSRPHRVTAMLNGAAFTAFEHDDNGNRSSKENQAQVYSYDADDRLSAITTGAQFKYDYTGQKTAQVSAGSETRYYGSLAEVAGGYLTKHYFAGGLRIASQRVVASGWQMSRAASR; from the coding sequence ATGATCGGCCGCGACAGACAGACAGGGGCCGGCCCAAACGCGCGCAGCGTTGGCGCGGGCTTGATTGCGCTGTGCCTAGTTTTGTTGTGGGGCGCGCCCGTCTTTGCCCAGACACCGCACGGTGACGGCTCGCAGACGGGTGACGGGTCGAATGCGTTTACCGGTTTGGCTCAGGCACCGGAGGCTAACCTCTTCGTGGGCGCGGCTACTACCTCAATCGCGATCGAGGTGAGCCCGGGCCGTAAGAACCTCACGCCGCGTTTGGCGCTGGCGTATAGCAGCAGCAATGGGCCGAGCCCCTACGGCTACGGCTGGGACCTGCCGCTCGGCCGCATTCAACGCAGCACTAAGCACGGCGTGCTGTCGTGCACGGACGACAGTTACCGTAACGACTTCGTGCTGGCGCTGCCGGGCACCAGCGTGGAGTGCACACTGGCGGGCGCTACTTGCGTGCCGCGCATCGAGGAGTCCTTCTTGCGCATCGAGTACGACGCCGCCACCACCAGCTGGACCGTGCGGGATAAGTCCGGCCTGCGCTACACCTTCGGCGACACCGCCGCTACGCGCCTGGGCAGCTCGCTGACTTCGTTGTTCAGCCCGGGCGCGCCCTGCAGCTACATCCATGCCTGGGCGTTGACGCGCATCCAGGACACCAACGGTAACACCGTCGACTTCAGCTACATCAACACCGACGGCATGCTCTACCCCGACCGCATACTTTACGGCGCCAACCCGGCCGCGGGCATGCCCGCGCACCCGTTTGAAGTCAACTTCGTCTGGTCGGATGAAGACAACTTCGGCCGGCCGCTGGAGGATCAGCTGCTCAACGGCATGGGCGGCTTTGCCGCGCGCCTGACCAAGATCCTCTCGCGCATCGAGATGCGCTACCCCGCCGGCGGCCGGCGCGTGCGCTGGTACTCGTTGCAGTACTATGGCTCGCAGCTGGGCGCCTCGGACCCGCTCGGGCGGCAGTCGTTCTTGCGCGCGGTGACGCTCTACGACGACTACGACCAGACGCTGGCGCGCTTCGACGGCCTGCCGGCAGCCAGCGTGTTTCAGTACCACCACAGCGATGCCGCCAGCGGTCGCGCCGGCTTTGCCGCCACCGCCCAGAGCGCCACCCGGCCGGCACTGAATCAATCGCCCGAGACGTTGCGCTGGACCGATGCCGACTCGGGTGATACCTGGCGCGATGTTTTCGACATCAACGGCGACGGCTTTGCCGACCTGATCGACACCATGGCGCTGCACCAGCGCAACTGCAGCGTCGCTGTGCCCGACTACTGGGATGTCTACCTCGGCTCGCCCGGCGGCTTCAGTACCACGCCGATTGCGTGGTGGGTGCCTGCGCGCACGACTATGTGCGACATCGGCACGACCGGTGATATACAGACCTACACCACCACCGTGGATCTGACCGGCGACGGCCTGCCCGACTTCGTCGATGCCCGGGGCCTGCCATGGGTGGTCTACAAAGGCACGGCGCACTCGCCGTACTCGCCCACCAACGGGTGGGGCTTCGAGGCCGGCGTGAGCTGGTCGGCGCCCCGCATCTACACGCGCGAAACCATGCTCGGTGCCGCCCTCAACGGCTGGGACGGCAGCGCCAACCGCCAAGACTTGCTCGATATGAACGGCGACGGGCTGCCGGACTTGGTGCGCACGGCCGCCCCTGCCAACGACTTCACCTGGAAGGTCTGGTTCAACCGTGGCTGCACCGCCACCGGCTGCGGCTTCGGCCCTGAGGAGCTCATCGCCGGCAGTAGTAATGCCATCAGCTTCCAGACCGACGGCAGCAACATGGTGCTCGGCACCTTCGACATCAACGGCGATGGCTTGCCCGACACCGTCTACAGCCAGCGTACCCCCGGCGGCGGCTTTGCCGGCTACTGGGAGGTGTGGCTCAACCGCGGCCACGCCATCGATCAGTACGCCCAGTGGTCACTACCGGTGGCGGCCAGCTACATCCGCCACCGCAACAACAACGAGCCGCAGGACTACATCGGCGACTTCTTCGACCTCAACGGCGACGGCCTGCCCGATGTCATCGACTCCTCGAACTGGAGCCCGACCAACGGCAAGTGGCAGGTCTACCTCAACCGCGGCAACGGCTTCGCGCCGCAACCGCTCGACTGGAACGCCCCGGCGGAGCTGCTTCGCGACCGCAGCGAAGGCGGCGGCCGCACCTACCAGGACACCTTCGATGTCGATGGCGACGGCTTGGCGGACTACCTCGATTATCGCTCTGCCCCGTACCTGATCTATCACGCCGCCGACGGCGCCTGGCTGGCCAGCGGCAGCACCGTGGTCGCGAACGAGGACGGCGCCAAGCCCGATCTGCTCGAACGCATGGAGAACGGCCTCGACGCCGCCACCCTTTTGCAGTACCGCCCCTCGACCGCGTGGGATAACACCGGGGGTGACTTCATCACCGACCTGCCCTTCGCGCTGTGGACGCTGACCGGCATCGAGCGCCAAGACGGCATGTGCGATGCCCAGGGCGCCTGCACCGGCCCGGCCGGCAGCAGCCACAGCCTGGTGACCACGATTAGCTATCAGGACGGAAAGTTCGACACCGTCGAGCGCAGCTTTCGCGGCTTTGGCTTGGTGTGGAGTGAGGACGCTGATGACAGCGTCGCGCCGCGGCGCGGGGTGGCGACCTACTTCCATCAAAGCGCCGCGCTTGCCGGGCGCGTGCAGGAAAGCTGGACCTTTGATGCCGCCAACGGCGGCAGCCCGTGGACCACACCGCTGGCGCGGAGCGAGAACACCTGGGAGTGCGCCGATCCGATCACCGGCAGCGTCATTGGCTGCCCGGCCGAACCGGCGGGTGACGTCTGGGTGCGGCTGAGCCTTATCCGGCGCCAGGAGTTCTCCAACTACTCGATTGGGAGCGCGCGCACCTCGACCACGCAGAACCACAGCTGGCATCAGTGTAACGGCAAGCACTACGGCAACGTCGCCCATAGTTCGAGCGGCGGCACCGGCACCGAGCTGCGGGCTCACACCCACACCGACTACGCCTGCCTCGACACCGCCAGCGCCTACATCGCCGACAAGCCGCTGCGGGTGTGGGTGAACGCCAGCGACGACAGCACCGCGCTCGAAGAGAAGTGGTTCGTCTACGACGGCGGCGCGCTCGTCAAGGGCAACGTCACCAGTGTCTTCTCGTGGCTCGATCGCACCAGTGATCCCAGCCTGCCTGCCGGCAGCACCTGTCCGCAAGCGCCCCACGGCGGCAGCGGCGGCTGTGCCTCGGTGCAGTCGGCTTACGACGCCTTCGGCAACCTCACCACGGTGACCGACGCGCTCGGGCGCAGCACCACCACCGTCTACGACAGCGCCACGCGCAGCTATCCCTACCGCGTGATTCAGCCGACGGTGGACAAGCCCGCGCCCGAGCCGGATGTCACCTTCGAAGCCGCCATGCAGTACGATCCCGGGTGCGGCAAGCTGCTTTCACAGACGGTAAGCTACCCCTCGGGGCAGGACCCCGCGCTACAACCCAAGACGCGGCGCAGCTACGACAGCTTCTGCCGCCTCGAAGCTACCTATCCCGTCGATGAAGCCACCACCGGCTCAGCGCAGGAGTTCACCTACTACCTCGGAAACCTGCAAACCCCGTCGGCTACGGTGGTGGCCAGCCGCGAGCCCAATAACAGCTCCGGTTACCTCTACCGCAGCACCGTCAGTGACGCGCTGGGGCGGCCCTTGCAGCAAAAGCACGAGGCCGTCATCGAGGGCGGCAGCCTGGCCACGGTAGCCACCACCACCACCTACGGCGAGCGCGGCGCGGTGGCGGCGAGCTTTGCCCCGTTCACGCCGGGTGGGCTGCTCTACCAGTACACCAGCGTGCCGCCAGGCACGGGCGAGACCGGCCATGTCAGCGACGCGCTCGGGCGCGTTACCCAGACCACCAACCCCGACGGCTCGGTGCGTGTCGCCGAGTACAACGTGGCCTGGCAGATTACCACCAAAGACGAGTGCTACCAGGCCGGCTCCTGCGCCGGCGCCAAAGTGGTGGAGAAGCGCGACGCCTTCGGCCACGTCATCGAGAAGCAGCTCTACGCGCGCGCCGGCGGGCAGGACACGCTCAGCACGCGCACGCAGTACGGCTACGACGAGTTGGGCCGGCTGCGCACCACCATGCAGGGTGATGCCGCCTGCTGGAACAGCGCCTCCACCATCGTGCTCGACTACGACGCCTTTGGCCGCAAGCTGTCGCTGGACGACCCCGACTCCGGCTACTGGCGCTACGGTTACAATCTCGCCGGCAACCTGATCTACCAGGATGATCCGAAGAGCGGCCAGCACGTGCAGTTCTGCTACGATGCGATTAACCGCATCACCGCCAAGCACATCTTCGACAACAGCAGCGTGGATGACTACGTCAGCGGCATCTGCGGCTCGGCCGCACGCATTGCCTACAGCTACGACGCCGCCACCGTGCCCTACGGCTTCGGGCGGATGACCACGGTCGATGACGAGTCCGGTAGCACGCGCGTGCTCGCCTACGACGTGCGCGGGCGCCAGTTGAGCGCCGAGAAGCAGATCGACTTCAACAGCCACCTCACCACCGCCGTGACCGAGACCGCCTACGATGCCGCCGATCACGTCACCGAGATCACTTACCCCGACGGCGAAGTGGTCGCCTACGACTACGACGATGCCGGGCAGACGGTGGCCGCCACCTGCGTGGCCAATTGCACGGTCGGGCTGCCGGCGGCTTACCTGCAAAGCCTCACCTACGACCTCTTCGGCCGGCCGCGAATGGTCACTCATGGCAACGCTACCACCGACACCCGCACCTACGGCGACCAGAGCACGAACTATCGCCTAGCGACGCTCGCCACGCAGCAAGGCACCACCAGCCATCTCAACTTGAGCTACCCGCAATACACCGCCGGCGGGTTGCTGGCGCAGATCGGCGATCAGCGCGACCCCAGCGGGGCATTGAGCAACAGCGCCATTTTCGGCTACGACGGCGTGGGGCGCTTGACGGCGGTGAGCGGCAACCCGTATTTGAACGCCAGCTACAGCTATGACTATCTCGGCAACATCACCCAGAAGGAGGGCCGCACGTTCTACTACAACGACCTGAGCCGGCCGCACCGGGTGACGGCGATGCTGAACGGGGCGGCGTTCACGGCCTTCGAGCACGACGACAACGGCAACCGCAGCTCGAAGGAGAACCAGGCGCAGGTGTACAGCTACGACGCCGATGATCGGCTGAGTGCGATCACCACCGGGGCGCAGTTCAAGTACGACTACACCGGGCAGAAGACGGCGCAGGTCAGCGCCGGCAGCGAGACGCGCTACTACGGCAGCCTGGCCGAGGTCGCCGGCGGCTACCTGACCAAGCACTACTTTGCCGGCGGCTTGCGCATCGCCTCACAGCGGGTGGTAGCCAGCGGCTGGCAGATGTCTCGGGCAGCCAGCCGATGA